One genomic window of Clostridium taeniosporum includes the following:
- the sdaAA gene encoding L-serine ammonia-lyase, iron-sulfur-dependent, subunit alpha, which yields MLARTGEELLKICKENNISLSEYAIRCEVEEKEVTREEVIEKMRKNLNVMIAAAKEGTENEVYSVSGLIGGDGHKLYKYSKSKKTLTGRATNIAMAMALASSEVNASMGKIVACPTAGSCGILPAVILAAGEVLELNEDQLIDGLLAAAAVGLIIGINATLSGAEGGCQAECGSASAMGAAAVVEMMGGTPKMSLDAGSIILQNILGLVCDPVAGLVEIPCAKRNAQGAITALCTADMVMAGIEAKIPFDEAVTAMYKVGKKLPSELRETAMGGIATTPTGLRLKKQVFGED from the coding sequence ATGCTAGCAAGAACAGGAGAAGAATTATTAAAAATTTGCAAGGAAAATAATATATCTTTAAGTGAATATGCAATAAGATGTGAAGTTGAAGAAAAAGAAGTGACAAGAGAAGAAGTAATAGAGAAAATGAGAAAAAATTTAAATGTTATGATAGCAGCAGCAAAAGAAGGAACAGAAAATGAAGTGTATTCTGTTAGTGGACTTATTGGTGGAGATGGCCATAAATTATATAAATATTCAAAATCTAAAAAAACATTAACAGGTAGAGCAACTAATATAGCTATGGCTATGGCGCTTGCTTCATCAGAGGTAAATGCATCAATGGGAAAAATAGTGGCTTGCCCCACTGCAGGATCATGTGGAATACTTCCAGCAGTTATTTTAGCAGCAGGTGAAGTACTTGAATTAAATGAAGACCAATTAATAGATGGATTATTAGCAGCAGCAGCAGTTGGCCTTATTATAGGTATTAATGCCACATTATCAGGAGCAGAAGGAGGATGTCAAGCTGAGTGTGGTTCAGCATCGGCTATGGGTGCAGCAGCAGTTGTAGAAATGATGGGCGGAACACCTAAGATGAGCTTAGATGCAGGATCTATAATACTTCAAAATATATTAGGATTAGTATGTGATCCAGTTGCAGGGCTCGTAGAAATTCCTTGTGCTAAAAGAAATGCTCAAGGAGCTATAACAGCTCTTTGTACTGCTGATATGGTTATGGCAGGTATTGAAGCAAAAATACCTTTTGATGAAGCAGTAACTGCAATGTACAAAGTTGGGAAAAAATTACCATCAGAATTAAGAGAAACTGCAATGGGAGGAATAGCAACTACCCCTACAGGATTAAGACTTAAAAAACAAGTTTTTGGTGAAGATTAA
- the sdaAB gene encoding L-serine ammonia-lyase, iron-sulfur-dependent subunit beta, which produces MKNLGIFDILGPIMIGPSSSHTAGAARLGKIARIIAGNNIKEVTFLLHGSFGKTYKGHGTDRALVAGVLGMEPSDERLRDSMEIAKEKGIIFLFKEADLGDVHPNTVKFLMTTVDNSYCEVLGSSIGGGNIQITEVNGNSVEFTGNYETLIISQRDLPGVIHSVTSILSKENINVAFMKVFRNHKGRDATMIFEMDNKVSKKAINEIESLELVYRVISISPAKEGE; this is translated from the coding sequence ATGAAAAATTTAGGGATTTTCGATATTTTAGGACCAATAATGATAGGACCATCCAGTTCGCATACTGCTGGAGCTGCAAGACTTGGAAAAATTGCAAGAATAATAGCTGGTAATAATATAAAAGAAGTAACATTTTTATTACATGGTTCATTTGGAAAAACATATAAAGGACATGGAACAGATAGGGCTTTAGTTGCTGGGGTTTTAGGAATGGAACCAAGTGATGAAAGACTTAGAGATTCTATGGAAATTGCAAAAGAAAAGGGAATAATATTTTTATTTAAAGAAGCTGATTTAGGTGATGTACATCCTAATACAGTTAAATTTTTAATGACTACAGTAGATAATTCATATTGCGAAGTTTTGGGATCATCTATAGGTGGAGGAAATATTCAAATTACAGAGGTAAATGGAAATTCTGTTGAATTTACTGGAAATTATGAAACTTTAATAATTTCTCAAAGAGATTTACCAGGTGTTATACATAGTGTAACTAGTATTTTATCAAAAGAAAATATTAATGTAGCATTTATGAAAGTTTTTAGAAATCATAAGGGGAGAGATGCTACTATGATATTTGAAATGGATAATAAAGTTAGTAAAAAAGCCATAAATGAAATAGAAAGTTTAGAGTTAGTGTATAGAGTTATTTCAATAAGTCCAGCAAAGGAAGGTGAGTAA
- a CDS encoding nucleoside kinase has product MDSIVYNNKKENSKNTFYSVLSKNITNVNNIALCKLNGKYHELKDNINESGEIELVTFNTEMGLNIYTRTLQFIFIKVALDLFPNSKIKIEHSISKGLFGEIIKDEPLNEEDINLIKDKMKEIIRKNVPINSIRISRDEAINIFKKYGMEDKVLLLKNSNLKEVSLYELEGRYDYFYSQMAYSTGIIKAFDLIYYKPGFILRSPEKENLDELPVYKEERKLRNIFLETERWLTILDIGEVGTLNEKLCSKELQSLILTSEALHEKKIANIADQISNKKDVKVILIAGPSSSGKTTFANRLSIQLKVNGFIPQSLSLDDYFVERVNTPKDENGNYDYESIYALDLELINKSLTSLMNGETVDIPTYNFLTGKREWNGNKIKLAENGILILEGIHGLNPILTSHVDQSKIFKVYISALTQLNLDNHNRISTTDVRKVRRIVRDSLSRGHDAEATLKMWPSIKKGEKNNIFVYQDQADAMFNSTLVYELGLLKSYALKELNKVKENSVVYTEAARLKSILNFFKEVDSSYVPMNSILREFIGGSCFYEY; this is encoded by the coding sequence ATGGATTCAATAGTTTATAATAATAAAAAAGAGAATTCTAAGAACACTTTTTATAGTGTACTATCTAAAAATATAACAAATGTTAATAATATAGCATTATGTAAACTAAACGGTAAATATCATGAATTAAAAGATAATATTAATGAATCTGGTGAAATAGAATTAGTAACTTTTAATACAGAAATGGGATTAAATATATATACAAGAACTTTGCAATTTATATTTATTAAGGTAGCTTTAGATTTGTTCCCAAATTCAAAGATTAAGATAGAACATTCAATCAGTAAAGGTTTATTTGGAGAGATAATTAAGGATGAACCTTTAAATGAAGAGGATATAAATTTAATTAAAGATAAAATGAAAGAAATAATAAGAAAAAATGTACCTATAAATAGTATAAGAATTTCTAGAGATGAGGCTATTAATATATTTAAAAAATATGGAATGGAAGACAAGGTTTTACTTTTAAAAAATTCTAATCTTAAAGAAGTTAGTTTATATGAATTAGAAGGAAGATATGATTATTTTTATAGTCAAATGGCATATTCAACAGGAATTATAAAGGCTTTTGATTTAATTTATTATAAGCCAGGATTTATATTAAGAAGTCCAGAAAAAGAAAATTTGGATGAATTACCTGTATATAAGGAAGAAAGAAAATTAAGAAATATATTTTTAGAAACAGAAAGATGGCTTACTATATTAGACATTGGAGAAGTTGGAACTTTAAATGAGAAACTTTGTAGTAAAGAATTACAAAGTCTAATATTAACATCAGAAGCATTACATGAAAAGAAAATAGCAAATATAGCAGATCAAATATCTAATAAAAAAGATGTAAAAGTAATTTTAATTGCAGGTCCATCATCATCTGGAAAAACCACATTTGCTAATAGACTTTCTATTCAATTAAAAGTTAATGGGTTTATACCACAATCTTTATCATTAGATGATTATTTTGTAGAACGAGTAAATACACCAAAAGATGAAAATGGAAATTATGATTATGAATCTATTTATGCATTAGACTTAGAATTAATAAATAAGTCGCTTACGTCTTTAATGAATGGTGAAACTGTAGATATTCCTACTTATAATTTTTTAACAGGAAAAAGAGAATGGAATGGAAATAAAATAAAGTTAGCTGAAAATGGAATATTGATATTAGAAGGAATACATGGATTAAACCCTATTTTAACATCACATGTTGATCAAAGCAAAATTTTTAAAGTATATATTTCAGCATTAACTCAATTAAATTTAGATAATCATAATAGAATATCTACCACTGATGTTAGAAAGGTTAGAAGAATAGTTAGAGATTCATTAAGCAGAGGACATGATGCAGAAGCAACACTTAAAATGTGGCCTTCAATAAAAAAAGGTGAGAAAAATAATATATTTGTTTATCAAGATCAGGCTGATGCTATGTTTAACTCTACATTAGTATATGAATTAGGATTATTAAAATCTTATGCATTAAAAGAATTAAATAAAGTTAAAGAAAATAGCGTAGTATATACAGAAGCAGCACGATTAAAATCTATATTAAATTTCTTTAAAGAAGTAGATTCAAGTTATGTACCTATGAATTCAATACTTAGAGAATTTATAGGGGGAAGTTGTTTTTATGAATATTAA
- a CDS encoding DUF421 domain-containing protein: MFIIFIRTVILYSLVVIVMRLMGKRQIGELEPYEFVITIMISDLASMPMQDSRFPLLLGVVPIITLLFLKTMLSVIDLKFQHARKIIDGEPTILIYNGKINYLALKKQQLNIDELLEELRIANYFNIDEIQCAILENGGQLSILPKDYNSQSQSQSSDNTAKTKEVKLPKVLVCDGKINRNTLTSMKKDKDWILNVLKNHNINSIKDVLIAMYDTEGNFKYQLYNDYYEEGN, from the coding sequence ATGTTTATTATTTTTATTCGTACTGTAATTTTATATTCTTTAGTAGTTATAGTAATGCGTTTAATGGGAAAACGTCAAATTGGTGAACTAGAGCCATACGAATTTGTAATAACTATTATGATTTCAGATTTAGCTTCTATGCCAATGCAAGACTCTAGATTTCCTTTATTATTAGGAGTGGTTCCTATAATTACTTTATTGTTTTTAAAAACTATGCTTAGTGTAATAGATTTAAAATTTCAACATGCTAGAAAAATTATAGATGGTGAACCAACTATATTAATATATAATGGAAAAATAAACTATCTTGCATTAAAAAAACAACAACTAAATATAGATGAGTTATTAGAAGAATTGAGAATTGCTAATTACTTTAATATTGATGAAATACAATGTGCTATTTTAGAAAATGGAGGCCAATTATCAATTTTACCTAAAGATTATAATTCACAATCTCAATCACAATCTAGTGATAATACAGCTAAAACCAAAGAAGTAAAATTGCCTAAAGTATTAGTATGCGATGGAAAAATAAATAGGAATACTTTAACAAGTATGAAAAAAGATAAGGATTGGATACTTAATGTTCTTAAAAATCATAATATAAATTCAATTAAAGATGTTTTAATAGCAATGTATGATACTGAAGGTAATTTTAAATATCAGCTTTACAATGATTATTATGAGGAGGGTAATTGA
- a CDS encoding DUF4363 family protein, translated as MKNVKISILLFLLIIVFIYFANTSILKLCNNIENVTEEIELNIIEGKNEDAYIKSIELIDLIQNKNFITSVYLSHQEVDILITDSAKLSIYLSHNNTSEANATLHSLKYNSRNMRKLQIPNLENIL; from the coding sequence ATGAAAAATGTTAAGATTTCAATACTATTATTTCTTCTTATAATTGTATTTATTTATTTCGCTAATACCTCAATATTAAAATTATGCAATAATATAGAAAATGTTACAGAAGAAATAGAACTTAATATTATTGAAGGTAAAAATGAAGATGCCTATATAAAATCAATTGAATTAATAGATTTAATTCAAAATAAAAATTTTATAACTTCAGTATACCTTAGTCATCAAGAGGTAGATATACTTATTACTGATTCTGCAAAATTATCTATATATTTATCTCATAATAATACATCAGAAGCAAATGCTACATTACACTCTTTGAAATATAATTCTAGAAATATGAGAAAACTACAAATACCCAATCTAGAAAATATATTATAA
- the fba gene encoding class II fructose-1,6-bisphosphate aldolase, with protein sequence MALVTTKEMFKKAYEGGYSIGAFNINDMEIIQGVINGAKAKNSAVILQCSTGAIKYAGAKYLKAMVDAAIAETGIDVALHLDHGPSLEAVKEVIDAGFTSVMFDGSHFDYEENVKKTKEVVDYAHARGVVVEAELGVLAGVEDDVVADSHVYTDPEQAVDFVNRTGVDSLAIAIGTSHGAVKFPPDAKPELKFNILEEIQAKLPGFPIVLHGASAVDANTVATCNEFGGNIANAKGIPVDMLRKASSMAVCKINMDTDLRLAMTAAIRKTFGEKPEVFDPRAYLGAARTAIQEVVESKIDNILGSADSMK encoded by the coding sequence ATGGCATTAGTTACTACAAAAGAAATGTTTAAGAAAGCTTATGAAGGTGGATATTCTATCGGAGCTTTCAATATCAATGATATGGAAATAATCCAAGGGGTTATTAATGGAGCAAAAGCTAAAAATTCAGCTGTAATTCTTCAATGTTCAACTGGAGCAATTAAATATGCTGGAGCTAAATATTTAAAAGCAATGGTAGACGCTGCTATAGCTGAAACTGGAATAGATGTTGCTCTTCACTTAGATCACGGTCCAAGTTTAGAAGCTGTTAAAGAAGTTATAGATGCTGGTTTCACATCAGTAATGTTTGATGGATCTCACTTTGATTATGAAGAAAATGTTAAGAAAACAAAAGAAGTTGTAGACTACGCTCACGCTAGAGGAGTTGTTGTTGAAGCTGAACTTGGAGTATTAGCAGGAGTTGAAGATGACGTTGTTGCTGATTCTCACGTTTATACTGATCCAGAGCAAGCTGTTGATTTCGTTAATAGAACAGGAGTTGATTCATTAGCTATCGCTATCGGAACTTCTCATGGAGCTGTTAAATTCCCACCAGATGCTAAACCAGAATTAAAGTTTAACATCTTAGAAGAAATCCAAGCTAAATTACCTGGATTCCCAATAGTTCTTCATGGAGCATCTGCTGTTGATGCTAACACAGTTGCAACTTGTAATGAATTCGGTGGAAACATAGCAAACGCTAAAGGTATTCCAGTTGATATGTTAAGAAAAGCTTCTTCAATGGCTGTATGTAAAATCAACATGGATACAGATTTAAGATTAGCTATGACGGCTGCTATCAGAAAGACTTTCGGAGAAAAACCAGAAGTATTCGATCCAAGAGCTTACCTTGGTGCTGCAAGAACTGCAATCCAAGAAGTTGTTGAATCAAAAATTGATAACATATTAGGATCAGCTGATTCTATGAAATAA
- a CDS encoding argininosuccinate synthase: protein MNKLNKVVLAYSGGLDTSIIIPWLKENYNCEVIAVCGNVGQKDELDGLKEKAIKTGASKLYIEDLTKEFVEDYIFPTIQSGAIYEGKYLLGTSFARPLIGKRLVEIAKSEGADAICHGCTGKGNDQVRFELAVKAFDPDMKIIAPWRTWNIKSREDEIAYAEEKNVPIKISYDTNYSKDKNIWHLSHEGLDLEDPNNEPKYDNILELCNSLENAPNEPTYITLTFEKGNAVALNGKKMDPVTLLEELNIIGGKNAIGITDMVENRLVGMKSRGVYETPGGTILYKAHKDLEEICLDKETSHYKEQVALKFADLVYNGLWFTPLREALSEFIKKTQETVNGEIKLKLYKGNIVNAGMNSPYSLYSEEYATFGEDAVYNQNDSSGFIALYGLPTVVKAKMSQYIKKEVK, encoded by the coding sequence ATGAACAAATTAAATAAAGTAGTTTTAGCATATTCTGGTGGACTAGATACTTCAATAATTATTCCTTGGCTTAAAGAAAATTATAATTGTGAAGTTATCGCTGTTTGTGGAAATGTTGGACAAAAAGATGAATTGGATGGATTGAAAGAAAAAGCAATAAAAACTGGGGCGTCAAAATTATATATAGAAGATTTAACCAAAGAATTTGTTGAAGATTATATATTCCCTACTATCCAATCCGGAGCTATTTATGAAGGAAAATATCTTCTAGGTACTTCCTTTGCTAGACCATTAATAGGAAAAAGATTGGTGGAAATAGCAAAATCTGAAGGTGCTGATGCAATATGTCATGGATGTACTGGAAAAGGAAATGATCAAGTAAGATTTGAATTAGCTGTTAAAGCTTTTGATCCAGATATGAAAATAATTGCACCGTGGAGAACTTGGAATATTAAATCAAGAGAAGATGAAATAGCCTATGCAGAAGAAAAAAATGTTCCTATAAAAATAAGCTATGACACAAATTACAGTAAAGATAAAAATATATGGCACTTAAGTCATGAAGGTTTAGATTTAGAAGATCCTAATAATGAACCTAAATACGACAATATATTAGAACTTTGTAATTCTTTAGAAAATGCACCAAATGAACCCACTTATATTACTTTAACATTTGAAAAAGGTAATGCCGTAGCCTTAAATGGTAAGAAAATGGATCCTGTTACTTTACTTGAAGAACTAAATATTATCGGTGGTAAAAATGCCATAGGTATAACTGATATGGTTGAAAATAGACTTGTTGGTATGAAATCAAGAGGTGTTTATGAAACTCCTGGTGGTACTATTCTTTATAAAGCTCATAAGGATTTAGAGGAAATTTGCTTAGATAAAGAAACTTCTCATTATAAAGAACAAGTTGCTCTAAAGTTTGCTGACTTGGTTTATAACGGTCTTTGGTTTACTCCACTTAGAGAAGCATTATCAGAATTTATAAAAAAGACTCAAGAAACAGTAAATGGAGAAATTAAGTTAAAACTATACAAAGGAAATATTGTAAACGCAGGTATGAATTCTCCTTATTCTTTATATAGTGAAGAATATGCTACCTTTGGTGAAGATGCTGTTTATAATCAAAATGATTCATCTGGCTTTATTGCATTATACGGACTTCCTACTGTTGTTAAAGCAAAAATGTCACAATATATAAAGAAAGAGGTTAAATAA
- the argH gene encoding argininosuccinate lyase: protein MKLWGGRFNKGTDQLVNDFNSSINIDSRMYKEDIEGSLAHAAMLGEQNIISKEASLKITSGLLEILKRIDNNIISIDLTSEDIHSFVESTLTDYIGEYGKMLHTARSRNDQITLDLRLYLKKELIKLEKDIFYLEEILLEKSEEHIKTIMPGYTHMQKAQPITLSHHLLAYAEMFKRDIGRINDAYKRTDEMPLGSGALATSTYPIDRNMVAKNLGFSKITLNSLDSVSDRDYVIETLSVLSLIMMHLSRFSEEVILWCTGEFNFIELDDRYSTGSSIMPQKKNPDVAELIRGKTGRVYGDLITLLTIMKGIPLAYNKDMQEDKEALFDALDTVSLSLKTFAGMIKTMKVNKDNMKKSAALGFTNATDLADYLVKKGAYFRDAHGIVGQIVLKCIQYNKMIEDLTLNELKEFSPIFEEDVYDAINLYTCIQERKVIGGPSSDSIKLQIKELKKFIHQFKENKSHS, encoded by the coding sequence ATGAAACTTTGGGGCGGACGATTTAATAAAGGTACTGATCAATTAGTTAATGATTTTAATTCGTCCATAAATATAGATTCAAGAATGTATAAAGAAGATATTGAAGGAAGTTTAGCCCATGCTGCAATGCTGGGTGAACAAAATATAATTTCAAAAGAAGCTAGTTTAAAAATCACATCAGGACTTTTAGAAATTTTAAAAAGAATAGATAATAATATAATTTCAATAGATTTAACATCTGAAGATATTCATAGTTTTGTAGAAAGTACTTTAACTGATTATATTGGTGAATATGGAAAAATGCTTCATACAGCTAGAAGTAGAAATGACCAAATAACTCTAGATTTAAGATTATATCTAAAGAAAGAACTTATAAAATTAGAAAAAGATATTTTTTATTTAGAGGAAATTTTATTAGAAAAATCTGAAGAACATATAAAAACCATCATGCCTGGATATACCCATATGCAAAAGGCTCAACCAATTACACTATCTCATCATTTATTAGCTTATGCTGAAATGTTTAAAAGAGATATAGGAAGAATTAATGATGCATATAAAAGAACTGATGAAATGCCTTTGGGAAGTGGTGCTTTAGCTACTTCTACTTATCCAATTGATAGAAATATGGTTGCAAAAAATCTTGGTTTTTCTAAAATAACATTAAATAGTTTAGATTCTGTTTCTGATAGAGATTATGTAATTGAAACTTTATCTGTACTTTCTCTAATAATGATGCATTTATCTAGATTTTCTGAAGAAGTGATTCTTTGGTGCACAGGTGAATTTAATTTCATAGAGCTCGATGATAGATACAGTACAGGCAGTAGTATAATGCCTCAAAAAAAGAATCCAGATGTTGCTGAATTAATAAGAGGTAAAACAGGCAGAGTTTATGGTGATCTTATAACACTTTTAACTATAATGAAAGGTATTCCATTAGCTTATAACAAAGACATGCAAGAAGATAAAGAAGCCTTGTTTGATGCTTTAGATACTGTTAGTTTATCATTAAAAACTTTTGCTGGAATGATTAAAACAATGAAGGTAAACAAGGATAATATGAAAAAAAGCGCTGCTTTAGGATTTACTAATGCAACTGATTTAGCAGATTACCTTGTAAAAAAAGGTGCTTACTTTAGGGATGCTCATGGAATAGTAGGACAAATAGTTCTTAAATGTATACAATACAATAAAATGATTGAGGATTTAACTCTTAATGAATTAAAAGAATTCTCTCCTATTTTTGAAGAAGATGTATATGATGCTATAAACTTATATACATGCATTCAAGAAAGAAAAGTAATAGGTGGACCTTCTAGTGATTCAATAAAACTTCAAATAAAAGAACTTAAAAAATTTATACACCAATTTAAAGAAAATAAATCTCATAGTTAA
- a CDS encoding nucleoid-associated protein encodes MEYINEININEAVIHILDRNASEPVLNEFTLELNDDVYKYLYKHLEKCFKDEELKSGVFIQGTNSVKETVQGYLNGIDDDFIELSKRLSRQMFAIMQMDENIESCDLIIVSITTDKGPMIGILKLDYIKNFTHEIQFIDEKIGIGIVPQSAGLPGSGQKIQKAAFIKPFREDDKFNLMILDKQRKSKEDNELGINYFVNDFLYAKVITNERDMTKTFLKAAEDWTRKNISNDASKAEEIRTAVKSSLKEKDSINIDELSQELFKENSEEKSNFSSFVKGKGLDEEVIVDKTWVEKKLKRVRLNIDKQIDIYLNEEVYHDDSKFEIQRNGDGTINLVVKNVNNYIEK; translated from the coding sequence ATGGAATATATAAATGAAATTAATATAAATGAAGCTGTAATACATATTTTAGATAGAAATGCATCAGAGCCAGTTTTAAATGAATTTACTTTAGAATTAAATGATGATGTTTATAAATATTTATATAAGCATTTAGAGAAATGTTTTAAAGATGAGGAATTAAAATCAGGAGTGTTTATTCAAGGAACTAATAGTGTTAAGGAAACTGTGCAAGGTTACTTAAATGGAATAGATGATGATTTTATAGAATTATCAAAAAGATTGTCAAGACAAATGTTTGCAATTATGCAAATGGATGAAAACATAGAATCGTGTGATTTGATAATTGTATCAATAACTACAGATAAAGGACCTATGATTGGTATACTTAAATTAGATTATATAAAAAATTTTACACATGAAATTCAGTTTATAGATGAAAAAATAGGAATAGGAATAGTTCCTCAAAGTGCTGGACTTCCTGGTAGTGGTCAAAAAATACAAAAGGCAGCTTTTATAAAACCTTTTAGAGAAGATGATAAATTTAATTTGATGATACTAGATAAACAAAGAAAAAGTAAAGAAGATAATGAACTTGGAATAAATTATTTTGTTAATGACTTTTTATATGCTAAAGTTATTACAAATGAAAGAGATATGACTAAAACTTTCTTAAAGGCTGCTGAAGATTGGACTAGAAAAAATATATCTAATGATGCATCTAAAGCTGAGGAAATTAGAACAGCTGTTAAGAGTAGTTTAAAAGAAAAAGACAGTATAAATATAGATGAATTATCACAAGAGCTTTTTAAAGAAAATTCAGAAGAAAAATCAAACTTTTCTAGCTTTGTTAAGGGGAAAGGTTTAGATGAAGAAGTAATTGTTGATAAAACTTGGGTTGAAAAGAAATTAAAAAGAGTTAGACTAAATATAGATAAACAAATAGATATATATTTAAATGAAGAAGTATACCATGATGACAGTAAGTTTGAAATTCAAAGAAATGGTGATGGAACAATAAATTTAGTTGTAAAAAATGTTAATAATTATATAGAAAAATAG
- a CDS encoding class IV adenylate cyclase has product MQEIETRIMDIDIDNIRKILIENGAENIKKEDQINDIYDFEDGKLLSNKGYARIRTVTDNINNKVIYYMTTKKMLSQERFKVMEENEVIVNDKKMAEGIFKSLGLKLKESNKKYRESYKIFDSLVEIDINEKKFCPFPYLEIETTSEENLNKVVKLLGYTLEDTTSQTIYDILKERGFTPNSPKGI; this is encoded by the coding sequence ATGCAAGAAATTGAAACTAGAATTATGGATATAGATATAGATAATATTAGAAAAATTCTTATTGAAAATGGTGCAGAAAATATAAAAAAAGAAGATCAAATTAATGATATTTATGATTTTGAAGATGGAAAACTTTTAAGTAATAAAGGATATGCTCGTATAAGAACTGTAACTGACAATATAAATAATAAAGTGATTTATTATATGACAACAAAAAAAATGCTTTCTCAAGAACGCTTTAAAGTAATGGAAGAAAATGAAGTTATAGTTAACGATAAAAAAATGGCAGAAGGTATTTTTAAATCTTTAGGATTAAAATTAAAAGAATCAAATAAAAAATATAGAGAAAGCTATAAAATTTTTGACTCATTAGTTGAAATAGATATAAACGAAAAGAAATTTTGTCCTTTTCCGTATTTAGAAATAGAAACAACTTCTGAAGAAAATTTAAATAAAGTTGTCAAATTATTAGGATATACTTTAGAAGATACTACCTCACAAACAATTTACGATATTTTAAAAGAAAGAGGTTTTACTCCAAATTCCCCTAAAGGAATTTAA
- a CDS encoding type I phosphomannose isomerase catalytic subunit, with product MYPIKFKNLYYERIWGGNALKKFRDNIPDKVIGESWDIACHPNGIGEVENGALKGKKFNEIIDEFKEKLLGEKIDKEKFPLLIKLITSGDKLSVQVHPDDEYARRVENEFGKTEAWYVIDAEENASLIVGTKDCDKEKFEEAIKSGDLDKYLNKIPVKKGDFFYVQSGLVHAICEGVLIAEIQQSSDITYRVYDYNRGREIHVEKALDVIDFSLEGKNSKGILIEKEDYKKTYLCLSNYFTIQKYEINDYVKEESDKDRFYLFTCVDGEGTIKYKNGEENIAMGDSIFIPATMGEYELLGNLTLLKSYVPDVRKEENEILSVIKK from the coding sequence ATGTATCCAATAAAATTTAAGAATTTATATTATGAGAGAATATGGGGTGGAAATGCCTTAAAAAAATTTAGGGACAATATTCCAGATAAAGTAATAGGGGAAAGTTGGGATATTGCATGTCACCCAAATGGAATTGGTGAAGTAGAAAATGGAGCTTTAAAAGGTAAGAAGTTTAATGAAATAATTGATGAATTTAAAGAAAAACTTTTAGGTGAAAAAATTGATAAGGAGAAATTTCCATTATTAATTAAATTAATTACATCTGGAGATAAGTTATCAGTTCAAGTTCATCCAGATGATGAATATGCTAGAAGAGTAGAAAATGAATTTGGAAAAACGGAAGCATGGTATGTTATTGATGCTGAAGAAAATGCAAGTTTAATAGTCGGCACTAAAGATTGTGATAAAGAGAAATTTGAAGAGGCAATTAAAAGTGGAGATTTAGATAAGTATTTAAATAAAATACCTGTTAAAAAGGGAGATTTCTTTTATGTACAAAGTGGATTGGTACATGCTATATGTGAAGGCGTTTTAATAGCAGAAATTCAACAAAGTAGTGATATTACATATAGAGTTTATGATTATAACAGAGGCAGAGAAATACATGTAGAAAAAGCTCTAGATGTTATTGATTTTTCTTTAGAAGGAAAAAATTCAAAAGGAATTTTAATAGAAAAAGAAGATTATAAAAAAACTTATCTTTGCTTAAGTAATTATTTTACAATTCAAAAATATGAAATAAATGATTATGTTAAAGAAGAAAGTGATAAAGATAGATTTTATTTATTTACATGCGTAGATGGAGAGGGAACTATAAAATATAAAAATGGCGAAGAAAATATAGCAATGGGAGATAGTATATTTATTCCAGCAACTATGGGAGAATATGAATTATTAGGAAACTTAACATTGCTAAAAAGTTATGTTCCTGATGTAAGAAAAGAAGAAAATGAGATTTTAAGTGTAATAAAAAAATAA